CAGTCGCTGGGTCAGCTGCGCGAGATCTTCGGCGACCGCCTGCTGGTGCGGGGCAAGGGCGGCATGCAGCCAACCGAGCGCGCGGTCGCGATCGCGCCGGAGCTGCGGCGCACCCTGCACGCGATGGAGCGGCTCCTGACCGACAGCCCCGCCTTCGACCCCGTCACCGACCGACGCACGGTGCGGGTGGCGTCGAACGATGGCGGCCAGATCGTGCTCCTGCCGGCCCTGCGTCGGGCGCTGGCGGAGCGGGCCCCGCACGTGGACATCGACGCGGTCCAGAGCGCGGACGGGCGATACTCCGAGATGCTCCAGAGCGGCGCGATCGACTTCGCGCTCGACGTGCGCATCGACGACGCCTCGGGGATCCGGCACGCGGATCTCTTCCCGAGCGAGCTGGTGATCGCGGCGCGCAGCGGCCACCCCGCGATCGCGCCCGGCGCGAAGGAGCTGTCGCTCGAGACGCTCGTGGAGGTCCCCCACGTGCTCGTCGGCGTCACGACCCCGGGCGTGAAGAGCCCCGTGGACCGGGCGCTCGGCGCGGTCGGCAAGGCGCGACGGGTCGCGCTCCGGGTGGAGTACTTCCTGGTCGCGGCGCTCGTCTGCGCGGACTCGGATCTGCTCTGGCCGACGGACCGACGCGTGGCCGAGATCGCGTCGCGCCACCTCGGCTTGCGCGTCTACGAGTCCCCTCTCCCGCTCGAGGGGCCGATGATCCGCCTCTTCTGGCACCGCCGCTTCGAGGACGACCCCGGCCATCGCTGGCTGCGCGACCGGCTGATCGAGGCCGCGCACGGCTGACTTGTCGGGCCTCGCGGCGCGCGTATGCCTCCGTGTATGGCCCTCGAAGGCTACGCGCTCCTGTTCTTCATCATCGTGCTCCCGAGCGGCTTCGTGCTCGCGCGCCGATGGCTGCGGAGCGGGGACCGCGGCGTGCGGCGCGAGGTCGAGTCGCTCGAGCGCACCCCCGTGGCGGAGCTGCGACCGAGGGTGCGCGCGCGCGTGCACGGCGTGGCCCGCGGCGCTCCGGTGGACGATCCGTCGGGTGAGCCCGCGCTGGCCTGGCGCGGCGGCGGCACGCCGTTCGAGATCGTGGACGAGACGGGCGCGGTGACGGTCGACCCGAGCGGC
This window of the Sandaracinaceae bacterium genome carries:
- a CDS encoding LysR family transcriptional regulator, with amino-acid sequence MKLGSINLNLLVALDALLEENSVTRAAHRLGVTQGAMSQSLGQLREIFGDRLLVRGKGGMQPTERAVAIAPELRRTLHAMERLLTDSPAFDPVTDRRTVRVASNDGGQIVLLPALRRALAERAPHVDIDAVQSADGRYSEMLQSGAIDFALDVRIDDASGIRHADLFPSELVIAARSGHPAIAPGAKELSLETLVEVPHVLVGVTTPGVKSPVDRALGAVGKARRVALRVEYFLVAALVCADSDLLWPTDRRVAEIASRHLGLRVYESPLPLEGPMIRLFWHRRFEDDPGHRWLRDRLIEAAHG